The proteins below come from a single Bactrocera dorsalis isolate Fly_Bdor chromosome 5, ASM2337382v1, whole genome shotgun sequence genomic window:
- the LOC109579177 gene encoding fibrous sheath CABYR-binding protein-like, protein MAKKGGVQQLQADLQNDEDFEKFLERPGLLVLDIYSEWCGPCLGMVGSLRKIKLEIGGDNLHLAICKSDTISYLKRFCKKSEPTWMFVTKGKATNLLFGSNTPKLMKLIAQELELLNKPRTFYDITELQPEEERRRKVKLDTQTEAINKEKAAKKKKRHDYLNMMTDTIIENIPDMGVTVFGPQVNRDMYKKLLEPAENMKLQCKDRRVINVSRADFDVVNYACPNPLSEDVLEQLDQKDLMMCFWKMPEDDRRPIPEVLNKYAHELTKERHEVDDLTEEEIVHPPIIVPMDLTIEIELQEGEEWEDEPEPEPEPPPAPKKAHLKKEEAPAPAAAAEPVEGEEDEGEEGSEGDEGGEGGEAGEGPEMPDLQMEPFDLDFDLDDGEEAEDEAEPEPEVEIVVKKRYRKKIIRIPPIWVAGNARTHAALIYVFFRQQTSGFLPPDPAPEPPHIIMAFDAYKKRDLISVMERLKDDVPRYGFFTSDEAEDAKLIANSATKYAGLPQNPTDKIVFKVNKQTSHTMLSLATYGPSYVSPDAVIGHEEALKFFPESYKTAEQEAVEMAERESVKPKKKKKRSSLHNIKSENAEQAPATSTEESGESRPATAPEGEETVVAETQLGEAPPTEGEQPPAAGEGAEAPREGSISAPADAEAAPAPTGEEAAAAAENPDTGGGGGEVAPSEAPPEAEGHTEAPAEAPPEEAPPAE, encoded by the exons ATGGCGAAGAAGGGTGGAGTGCAACAATTGCAGGCCGACCTACAAAACGATGAGGATTTTGAGAAGTTCCTCGAGCGACCTGGCTTATTAG TGTTGGATATCTACTCGGAATGGTGTGGACCGTGTTTGGGCATGGTCGGCAGTttgcgtaaaataaaattggaaatCGGTGGCGATAATTTACATCTCGCTATT tGCAAATCGGATACGATCTCTTACCTGAAACGATTCTGTAAGAAGAGTGAACCAACATGGATGTTTGTGACA AAAGGCAAAGCCACAAATCTATTATTCGGCTCCAACACACCAAAGCTCATGAAACTGATAGCACAAGAACTCGAATTGCTCAACAAGCCGCGCACATTCTATGATATTACCGAGCTGCAACCGGAGGAGGAGCGGCGCCGCAAAGTGAAATTGGATACTCAAACGGAGGCGATAAATAAGGAAAAGGcggcaaagaagaaaaaacgacATGATTATTTGAATATGATGACAGATACCATAATCGAGAACATACCTGATATGGGTGTGACCGTTTTTGGGCCGCAAGTGAACCGCGATATGTACAAGAAGCTACTCGAACCGGCGGAAAACATGAAGCTACAGTGTAAAGACCGACGCGTTATCAATGTTAGTCGTGCCGATTTCGATGTGGTGAACTATGCTTGTCCCAATCCGCTGTCCGAGGATGTGCTCGAGCAGTTAGATCAAAAGGATTTGATGATGTGCTTTTGGAAAATGCCAGAGGATGATCGTCGACCCATACCGGAGGTATTGAACAAATATGCGCACGAACTGACGAAGGAACGCCATGAAGTGGACGATCTTACTGAAGAGGAGATTGTGCATCCGCCAATTATAGTGCCGATGGATTTgacaattgaaattgaattacagg AGGGTGAAGAATGGGAAGATGAACCAGAACCGGAACCAGAGCCTCCACCTGCGCCGAAAAAAGCGCATTTGAAAAAGGAAGAGGCACCAGCGCCTGCCGCTGCGGCCGAGCCTGTTGAAGGTGAAGAAGATGAAGGCGAAGAGGGCAGTGAAGGTGATGAGGGCGGTGAAGGCGGCGAAGCTGGCGAAGGCCCCGAAATGCCAGATCTACAAATGGAGCCATTTGATCTCGATTTCGATTTAGATGATGGCGAAGAGGCAGAAGACGAAGCCGAACCCGAGCCAGAGGTTGAAATTGTTGTGAAGAAACGTTATCGCAAGAAAATCATACGTATACCACCAATATGGGTGGCGGGCAATGCGCGCACGCATGCGGCACTCATATACGTATTCTTCCGTCAACAAACATCCGGTTTCTTGCCGCCCGACCCGGCGCCAGAGCCGCCGCACATCATTATGGCCTTTGATGCGTATAAGAAACGTGATTTGATAAGCGTAATGGAGCGACTGAAGGACGATGTGCCGCGTTACGGCTTCTTTACAAGCGACGAAGCCGAGGATGCGAAACTAATAGCGAATTCAGCAACAAAATACGCTGGCTTACCACAAAATCC CACGGACAAAATCGTATTCAAGGTTAACAAGCAAACATCGCATACAATGCTTTCGCTGGCCACATATGGACCGAGCTATGTTAGTCCGGACGCTGTGATTGGACATGAGGAAGCGCTTAAATTCTTCCCCGAGAGTTACAAAACAGCCGAACAGGAAGCAGTCGAAATGGCCGAAAGGGAATCTGTAaaaccaaagaagaagaag AAGCGTTCATCACTACATAACATCAAGAGCGAAAACGCGGAACAAGCGCCTGCAACTAGTACTGAGGAAAGTGGTGAAAGTCGACCAGCAACTGCACCTGAGGGTGAGGAAACCGTCGTAGCAGAAACACAATTGGGCGAAGCACCACCAACGGAGGGTGAACAACCACCAGCAGCTGGCGAGGGTGCTGAGGCGCCACGAGAAGGCAGCATATCGGCGCCAGCAGACGCCGAAGCAGCGCCAGCGCCAACAGGTGAGGAAGCTGCAGCAGCTGCAGAGAACCCTGATACTGGCGGTGGTGGCGGTGAAGTAGCGCCGTCCGAAGCGCCACCAGAAGCAGAGGGACACACGGAAGCGCCGGCAGAGGCACCGCCAGAAGAAGCGCCGCCCGCAGAATGA